AATTAACATTTTCAGTACTTTACTCAGCCCCAAAAGAATAAAACGGTCTTCTTCTGTTGAGTGGTCGGGATCGTATATCAATTTTGCGTTTGGGTCATAAAACACCGTTTCTGCCTCTTTGAAAGAAATGCCGTGCGAAGCAATGTTTTTCTGGTTTTTGTTTTCGTCCCACGCGAATCTTATTTTGTCCATAAAATTTTTTAACCTGGCAAAGTTTATCGTTATTATATAAAATACTATTTTGCTCGCAATAAGATGACAGAAAAACGGTTTTTAATAGAAAAACCTGCTTTTTTACTTTCCAGCTTCTCTGCGAACTTGTTTTTTCTGTCGTACAAATAGTATTTTTTCTGCAAAAACACTTAAAATATTAAGATTTTGTTCCTTAAATCTTGT
This Chitinivibrionia bacterium DNA region includes the following protein-coding sequences:
- a CDS encoding BrnT family toxin encodes the protein MDKIRFAWDENKNQKNIASHGISFKEAETVFYDPNAKLIYDPDHSTEEDRFILLGLSKVLKMLIVCHSYRENDELVRIISARKATTNEKKQYGGKK